The genomic interval TTCTGAAATCCTTTAAGACTGTGCCTTCGATCAAGCTGCTTGAAGCTGTGTTTCTCCTTTATTATTCAGATGATGAATCGGATGAATCTTCACTTGATGAGAAAATTACTGAAAGCATCGAAAGGTGTAATACACTTTTTCAGAAAATACGTGAGTTTAATAATGCAGTTCCTCTCTCAGAGCTGATGAAAGTTCTTATGGAAGATCCTTTTTATCAGATTCCTGTCTCCGTAGGAGGAGAGGACTGGTTCTATTTCTACAGGCAGTTCTGGATGGATTCCCTGTCGGAACAGTTTAGAATCTTTACCCGGGAGAAGAAGCTTGGGGAACTCGCCTTGGAATTGCAGCGCTACTGGGATCTTCCCGAGCTCAGTTTTATCCCCGAATACAGTCCTAATGAAAAATATATGGCCTTTGCCTACTCCATGGCGGCGCTGAATACTTTTTTTGAGGAGAATTATCAGAAGAAACTTTACTATCCCATGAAGATTATTCTGGTGGATGGTAACTTCTATAAAAAGAATAATCGGGAAGAGTACGAAAAAACTTTTCAGATCCTTGTAAAATTCGGAGACCGTCTGAGATGGTTCTCAAGCAAACTGGCCCCCGAAGGGGATACATCGGGGGCAATAAGAAAGGCCAGTCATGAATACAGGGACAACCCTGAGGAGATGGACCTGAAGATTCTAAGCCTTTGTAACAGACTCAACCGGGATGCCGAGCTTATACTGGAAGATTCAATTGCCTGTCTTGAAAGTATGGGTAAGCTGATGAACGGTGTGGTTATGGGTAATGGTGGAAGTTATGATACCATTTCTAATTTTTCTGAGCTGGGCGGCCGTAGTAATGATGAGCTGAGACAGAGTGTAACCGAGTCGGCTGATGATATTCATAAAATTACCCATGGGCTTCAGGATCTATTCCAGTTGGAGAAAGAAAAACTGAGAGAATTTTCAAAGGAGGAGAGAGAGTAGTTCTCTCCCCACCTTTCAGGCTGTTTTATTGACTATTCAGACTAATTCTGCTTAAATCCTTTAAACCGAGAAACATGCGAGGCGGATATGGATAAACAGAAAAAACAATGGCTTGAACTGATGTCACAGGCTCTGGAAAGTGCAGCAAAAGAGAAAGGACTGGATCTGTCTGATTTCTCCAGTAGAATTATTGTTGAGCATCCACCCCGACCCGAAATGGGAGACCTGGCTTTTCCCATGTTTCCTTTTGCTAAAGATTTCAGAACAGCACCTCCCGCTATTGCAGCAGCAGTTGTGGAGGCTTTGGGTTCCGATATTCCCGGCTCAGTAAAAACAGCAGGTCCCTATGTAAATATTTTTCTGGACAGGCCTGCTCTGATTGCAGACCTTATTGAAGAGAGCAGCACCAGTGAGTATGGATACTCTGATCTTCTTGCCGGTCAGAAAATTATGGTTGAATTCTCATGTCCCAATACAAATAAACCACTCCACCTCGGTCATCTGAGAAACGATGCCATCGGTGAAAGTATATCAAGAATATTAATCGCCTCGGGTGCGGAGGTTCAGAAAGTGAACCTTATTAATAACCGGGGTGTCCATATTTGCAAGTCCATGCTGGCTTATCAGAAATTTGGCGAGGGTGCTACACCCGAATCAACCGGCCGGAAGGGTGATCATCTGGTTGGTGATTACTATGTAAAATTCAATCAGTGGTCCAAGGAGGATGAAACAGCCGAAACACAGGCTCAGGATATGCTTCGTAAATGGGAAGAGGGTGATAAGGAAATTGTTGCCCTCTGGAAACGGATGAATAAATGGACCATTGACGGTATTTCTGAAACCTATAAAAATACCAATATCTCTTTTGACAAATATTATTATGAAAGCGACACCTATCTTTCCGGAAGGGATGAGGTGGTGAAAGGGTTGGAAGCGGGAGTCTTTTATAAGGATGACGACGGCAGTATCCGCCTGGATCTTTCAGATATCGGAATGGATACCAAGGTTATGCTCCGCTCTGACGGTACTTCGGTCTACATGACTCAGGACCTGGGTACAGCCATTGCCAGACACGGAGATTTTCCCTTTGACAGGCTGATTTATGTTGTGGGTGCCGAACAGGAGTATCACTTCCAGGTTCTGTTCCATGCACTCAAGAGCTTAGGTTATTCATGGGCGGAAATGCTTTTCCATCTCTCCTACGGTATGGTCAATCTTCCCGAGGGGAAGATGAAGTCCAGAGAGGGGACTGTGGTGGATGCGGATGATCTGCTTAAAACACTCTCCGAAATGGCAAGTGACGAGATAAGAAATAAAGAAAGAGCCGACACTGTAGGTGATGTGGAAGAGACGGGGCATAAAATTGCTCTTGCAGCTCTTCATTATTTCCTTCTCCAGGTGTCACCTTATAAGGATATGATCTTTAATCCTAAAGAATCACTGTCATTTAACGGGAATACAGGACCTTATCTGCAGTATATGAGTGCCCGTATCAGCTCTATGCTTGAAAAATTTGAGGAACAGAAAGGGGACTATGAAGGTATTGCCCCCGATTATTCTGTTCTCAGTTCTGATGCTGAGTGGGAACTGGTGAAAAACCTGAGTTCTTTCCCCGGAGCAGTACGCTCTGCGGCCTCAGATCTGAACCCTTCAGCTGTAGCCTGTCATCTCTATGACACGGCTAAAAGTTTCAGCCGTTTTTATCATGACTGCCCCATCCTGGGCATTGATGACAAGGTGCTGACCATAAGCAGAATAGAGCTAACTCGATCTGCACTGCAGGTACTTAAGAACGGATTTGAACTGGTGAACATTCCATTCCTCAGTAAGATGTAAATGTCGGCACTTGACCAAGTTACGCCTAAATGGTATACCCATTGAGTGCCAAAATAATAGATTGTTGAGGTTAACTGAAATGTATGCACTAGTAGAAATCAAAGGCAAACAGTATAAAGCTGAAAAAGGTGCTGTGTTAAAGGTCGACAAATTTGACAAACAGTCCGGTGACAAAGTGGAATTCGATTCCGTACTGCTTATTTCCGGTGAGGGAGATCCTATCGTAGGTTCACCTTATGTGGATGGAGCAAAAGTTACTGCCGTTGTCAAAAGTAATGTCAAAGACCCTAAAGTCAAAGTATTCAAGTTTAAAAGAAGAAAAGGCTACAGAAGAACACAGGGACATCGTCAGAATTATACTCTGCTTACGGTAGAAGATATCCTGGGCGCTTAAGAAGCGAACCTGTGATACGGATTGTTCTAACCTTCGGAGATTCCGGTCTTTTAAAGACCCTGACATCTCAAGGTCACGCAAATAGAACAACTGATCTGCCGAGTGAAGCCTGTGCGGGTGTCTCAGTTCTGCTGAGAACGGCTGCCAGGCTCTTTAGTCATACTGATGGTATAGAAATCATCGGTGGGGCTGAAAGAGAGGGGCATCTTGAACTTGAGGTTCTTGATGTTTCTGACAGGTACCATGAATGGTTCAGAGGTACTGTTGATATGTTAATGTTAGGGCTGCGGGATTTACAAGAAGAGTATCCCGGCAGCATTCAAATTAAAACTACAGACGTGAGGAAACGATAATGGCTCATAAGAAAGGTGGAGGAAGCTCCAAAAACGGAAGAGATTCCAATTCTCAGAGACTGGGTGTCAAAAGATTTGGTGGTCAGCTTGTTAAATCCGGAGAAATTCTTGTCCGTCAGAGAGGAACTAAAGTACACCCCGGTGAAAATGTAGGTATTGGTAAAGATGATACCCTTTTTGCAACCGAGGCTGGAAATGTTCTCTTTCATGACAAAAAAGGCAAAAAAAGAGTTTCTATTGTCGCTAAGGGCGAATAATAATATTCTATGCAAGGATTTATAGACGAAACTCGTCTTGAAGTATACTCAGGTGAGGGAGGCGCTGGTAGCGTTTCCTTCCGGAGAGAGAAATACGTCCCTCAGGGCGGTCCGGACGGTGGTGACGGAGGTCGTGGGGGTAATGTTGTTTTTCTTGTTAAAAATAACTTGAAAACACTATCCCATCTGAGCCGAAAACACGTATATAGAGCAGTTAATGGTTACGGCGGCAAGGGTAAGCGTATGCATGGTAAAAACGGCGAAGCCGTTATTATCGAAGTACCCCCCGGAACCATTGTCCGTGATTATCAGACAAATGATGTACTTAAAGACTTCTCTGAAAACGTTGATGGTGAAGAATGGACATTTCTGCAGGGCGGTAACGGTGGTCAGGGAAACTGGCACTTTCGAACATCCCGTAAACAGACCCCCCGTTTTGCTCAGCCTGGAATGCCTGGGGAATATGCAGAAATTAAACTGGAATTAAATCTGATTGCCGATATCGGTTTTGTAGGATTTCCAAGTGTAGGTAAATCGAGCCTCCTTAAGGCTCTGACAAATGCCAATCCAAACGTAGCTTCTTATCCTTTTACGACAAAGATTCCCAATCTGGGTATGCTTCGTCTGGGTGAAAAGGACATTGTACTGGCGGATATTCCAGGAATTATCGAAGGTGCATCCCATGGACTCGGTCTCGGGTTACAGTTTTTGAAACATATTTCAAGAACAGCTGGACTTGCCTTTTTGATAGATCTGGGAGAAGACGATTTTCATGATACCTATTCCAAGCTCCTTGTTGAGCTGAAAGAATATAATCCTGAGCTTCTGGACAAACCGAGAATGCTTCTCGGTACCAAAATTGATCTGGAAATTGCTCGGGAAAATCTAGAAAAACTACAGGGACTTTATCCTGAGGAGCATGTCATAGCCGTATCTGTTTTTTCCAGGGAAGGTCTGGATGAACTGAAGCTGGCCATGCTGAAAATGGCAACCTGAAATGAAACTTGTCATGCTGGGGGGGACTTATAATCCTCCCCATCTGGGACACCTCAATATTGCCGAAGCCGTAAGAATTAAGTTCGGCTATGATAAACTGGTACTTGTTCCCTCCTATAGACCCGCTCACAAAAATATAAGTGAAGATGTCAGCTTTCAGCAGAGACTGAAAATGGTGGAACTCTCAGTTCAGAATTGGGAGCATGTCATTGTTTCCCCCTGTGAGTACGAACGAAAGGGTATATCCTACAGCATTGATACAATCAGATATTTTAAAGAGCTCTACTCTCTGGACAGTAAACCCGGTCTTATTATCGGTGACGATCTTGTTCCCGGATTTTCTCGCTGGCATAAGGCTGACGAGCTGTGCCTGGAGGCGGATATCATTGTTTGTCACAGAGGCCGACCGGAAGATCTTGATTTTCCCTATCCTCACCGCTATTTTGAGAATCCAATTTTTGAAGCATCATCAACAGATATCCGTAATTCAATAAAATCAGGCGGAGATGTACAGAATCTTCTACCTCAGGATGTGCTGAACTATATCCGGCAGGAGAAGCTCTATGGAGCTTGAATCTCTACTGCTGAAAAGAGGGGAGTCTGATCTCAGTAAAAAACGCTGGAACCACTGTCTCCGGACTGCGGACTATGCACTTTTTCTGGCTGAGCATTACTCTGTTGAACCTGGTATGCTGCGCATTGCCGCCCTGGCTCATGATCTTGCAAGGGAATGGGATAAAGGAAGGATTCATGAAGCGGCTTTGAAGGATCAGCGGACTCTGTCTGAGTTCAATAGGCAGCATCCGGTTCTGCAGCATGGTTTCGCCGCCGCCTGGCTTCTTCGAAATGAGTATAATGTCACTGATCAGTCCCTGTTGGATGCTGTCCGTTATCATACGACAGGACATCCTCTGATGGATGAGGCAGGCCTTATTCTCTTTGCAGCGGACTATATGGAGCCGGGTCGTAAACATCTGGATGACAGCGTACGCAGCAGCCTGCTGGTGCAGCCGCTGGACTCAATGATTCTTCAGATTCTGGATGCCATGGCAGAGCATCTGCAGTCCGGGAACAACTTGCTCTCTCCTGACAGCAGGGAGTTGTATCAAAAGCTCAGGAAAGGTTACAATAAGCCTTTATGAAAGATAGAAGAGCCCCCGACCTGTCACTGCTTTTACTGATCCTTGTATTCCTCATCCTTGCAGGACTTTCTGTATATATTCTGCTTACTATGAAAATCGACGACTATAAGGAAATGGTCATTGATCAGAAGCTTATTACAACCCTGATCATAATCGAAGAGGATGATAAACCTCTGGTGACAGAAGTCTATTTTTATCATCCCGAGACTAAGAAAGGTGCTCTGCTGAATATACCTGAAGAGACAGGCGCTCTTATTCGCTCTCTCAATAGAGTGGACAGGATTGATACTCTCTATAATACGGAGGATCCATCCTATTATCTTGAACAGATAGGGATTCTAACGGGAATTGTCCCTGATTTTTATCTGCAGATAAAAAAAGAGAACCTGGTGAGTCTTGTCGATTTTCTGGAAGGGGTCGATATTTTCCTTCCCAATCCGGTGATTATTCAGAATGATGAACAGCAGATTCTACTCCCCTCGGGAAGTGTGAATCTTGACGGAGACAAGGCTGTAGATTATCTGTGTTATAAAATTGAAGGTGAATCTGCAGATGACCGAATCAAGCGGGAGCATGATCTTGTTATCGGGCTTCTGAAAAAATTGAGTCATATGTATGATGCAAAGTTCTCAGAGGCATTTCAGAAATATCTGTTTCCTGTTATTAATACAAATCTGGACAGCAAATCCTTTGATTCCTTTCTCCAGGAGATAACATCCCTGGAATTGGATCGCGTTGTTTTCCAGCAGGTGCTGGGAACAAGGCGTAAGGTGGATTCTCAGATTCTTTATTTCCCCCATTACGACGGGAAACTTTTAAGGGAAACTGTTAAACAGATGCAGGATTCTCTGTCGGATTTTGATGTGCTGAAGGATGAAAAACTGGTTGTTTCTCTGGAGATTCAGAACGGAACTACCAGAAATGGATTAGCCAGCCGGACAGCACAAATTTTTAAAAGTTACGGTTATGAGATAGCATCTCTTAAGAATGCAGACTCCAGCCGCTACGAAAATACAGTTATATTAGACAAAAAGGGCGATCCGGCAGCTGCTCAGAGAGTGGCAAATCTGATAAAATGTCAAAAGATCCATACCGATGTGGATCAAAACCGTGATGAAACTGTAGATATTATAATTATACTTGGAAAGGATTTCGATGGACGATACGTTAAATAGTAAAAAAGGTTTTATATACTGGGGAAAAGCCCTGGAAGCTGTACAGGAAGCCAAAGGCCTGAATTCAGTTGTACTGGATCTGGAAGGAAAGTGTTCCTGGGCTGATTATATGATTATTGTTACGGCAACCAGCCGTATGCACCTCAGAGGTATTCAGATGAAGGTTCTTGATATGCTGAGAGATGATGAAAATCTGGTGCTGAGAAATAATAAGAATACTAAAAATGAGGATCAGTGGATTCTTATGGATTGCGGTGGCCTTGTTATTCAGATTATGACAGCTGAAGCTCGTGAATATTACGATCTTGAGGGTGTCTGGTTTGAATCAGAGTCTCTTTTCAGAGAAGAAGCTTAAGAATTACTCCTCGAGTTCGTCGTAATCGGCGAACTCATCATTATATGCAAAGGGGGTGATGTTATCTTCGTCATCCCCTATTTCATCTTCTTCACTTTCATCTTCAAGATGATCTACATCTGACTGTGCAATACCGTCATCGTAGTCTTTGTCCATCTCTTCATCGAATGTATCGATGCCTTCTTCGAAGATTTCATCTTCCTCTGCTACGGCAAAATACGAATATGGGAACTCTAAATCCCCAACTGTTTCTGTGTCAGACCGAACCATCCATACTATCCTTGAAGCTTTATAGTAATAAAAAGTAATCAACTAATACCATTTTTTTCTAATATTGCCAACCGCCGATTTATTAATTAGAATGAATTTCATTATGAATGATCAAAATTTTAATGAATTATTGAAACTGGCCCTGTCTGAAGATCTGGCCGATGCTGGAGATGTAACATCAAGAGCCATCTTTGATGATAAGCAGATGACAAAAGCTTTTCTGAAAAGTAAGGATACCGGAGTTCTTGCAGGGATCTCATTTTTCTGTCAGGTCTTTGTCAAAGTGGATTCAAGGATTATAGTCGACAAAAAGATGGAAGATGGAGATGCTCTTAAACCCGGTGATATAATTGCCGAGCTCACAGGGCCTGTTGCAGCGGTACTGGAAGCCGAGAGAACAGCCATTAACTTTCTCTCTTTTATGTCGGGGATCGCTACATGCACCGCCAATCATATCAAGGCTGCCCAGGATAAGGGGCATGTCACAATTCTGGATACCAGAAAAACACTTCCCGGATACAGAACACTCTCAAAGTATGCCGTCAAAATGGGTGGTGGTCAGAATCACAGAATGGGACTCTACGACATGGTCATGATCAAGGACAATCATATTGATGCTGCCGGCGGAATCCGTGAGGCTGTCTCCAGTGTTCGTGAAAAATGGGGTGACCACTACAGAATTGAAGTGGAGTGCAGAACCCTGA from Oceanispirochaeta sp. M1 carries:
- a CDS encoding DUF5312 family protein; the encoded protein is MGKDNVFDRLVKDLSSEERRKMIEKMEENIHVSQEPMDNHVENESIQSIEDEYKALPWLDKMIIFLQSLFLMKDKLELTKKHVVKAVARQLSYLSPDLIDVKHQALSGEFCKKLKDVEYSASFIKHPLSGCFGIDKVKFYALIGQLEFQQLHDSLKDKVDPLDMGRKNPNMGGPAIRKKISEDTEVLLAQIGREDRMRMMETTRTLNTLYQLSLFPYDQITSQFPDSPDGTLLAAGFSNVKDSLVQLAAILKSFKTVPSIKLLEAVFLLYYSDDESDESSLDEKITESIERCNTLFQKIREFNNAVPLSELMKVLMEDPFYQIPVSVGGEDWFYFYRQFWMDSLSEQFRIFTREKKLGELALELQRYWDLPELSFIPEYSPNEKYMAFAYSMAALNTFFEENYQKKLYYPMKIILVDGNFYKKNNREEYEKTFQILVKFGDRLRWFSSKLAPEGDTSGAIRKASHEYRDNPEEMDLKILSLCNRLNRDAELILEDSIACLESMGKLMNGVVMGNGGSYDTISNFSELGGRSNDELRQSVTESADDIHKITHGLQDLFQLEKEKLREFSKEERE
- the argS gene encoding arginine--tRNA ligase, which codes for MDKQKKQWLELMSQALESAAKEKGLDLSDFSSRIIVEHPPRPEMGDLAFPMFPFAKDFRTAPPAIAAAVVEALGSDIPGSVKTAGPYVNIFLDRPALIADLIEESSTSEYGYSDLLAGQKIMVEFSCPNTNKPLHLGHLRNDAIGESISRILIASGAEVQKVNLINNRGVHICKSMLAYQKFGEGATPESTGRKGDHLVGDYYVKFNQWSKEDETAETQAQDMLRKWEEGDKEIVALWKRMNKWTIDGISETYKNTNISFDKYYYESDTYLSGRDEVVKGLEAGVFYKDDDGSIRLDLSDIGMDTKVMLRSDGTSVYMTQDLGTAIARHGDFPFDRLIYVVGAEQEYHFQVLFHALKSLGYSWAEMLFHLSYGMVNLPEGKMKSREGTVVDADDLLKTLSEMASDEIRNKERADTVGDVEETGHKIALAALHYFLLQVSPYKDMIFNPKESLSFNGNTGPYLQYMSARISSMLEKFEEQKGDYEGIAPDYSVLSSDAEWELVKNLSSFPGAVRSAASDLNPSAVACHLYDTAKSFSRFYHDCPILGIDDKVLTISRIELTRSALQVLKNGFELVNIPFLSKM
- the rplU gene encoding 50S ribosomal protein L21, producing MYALVEIKGKQYKAEKGAVLKVDKFDKQSGDKVEFDSVLLISGEGDPIVGSPYVDGAKVTAVVKSNVKDPKVKVFKFKRRKGYRRTQGHRQNYTLLTVEDILGA
- a CDS encoding ribosomal-processing cysteine protease Prp, producing MIRIVLTFGDSGLLKTLTSQGHANRTTDLPSEACAGVSVLLRTAARLFSHTDGIEIIGGAEREGHLELEVLDVSDRYHEWFRGTVDMLMLGLRDLQEEYPGSIQIKTTDVRKR
- the rpmA gene encoding 50S ribosomal protein L27, with translation MAHKKGGGSSKNGRDSNSQRLGVKRFGGQLVKSGEILVRQRGTKVHPGENVGIGKDDTLFATEAGNVLFHDKKGKKRVSIVAKGE
- the obgE gene encoding GTPase ObgE — its product is MQGFIDETRLEVYSGEGGAGSVSFRREKYVPQGGPDGGDGGRGGNVVFLVKNNLKTLSHLSRKHVYRAVNGYGGKGKRMHGKNGEAVIIEVPPGTIVRDYQTNDVLKDFSENVDGEEWTFLQGGNGGQGNWHFRTSRKQTPRFAQPGMPGEYAEIKLELNLIADIGFVGFPSVGKSSLLKALTNANPNVASYPFTTKIPNLGMLRLGEKDIVLADIPGIIEGASHGLGLGLQFLKHISRTAGLAFLIDLGEDDFHDTYSKLLVELKEYNPELLDKPRMLLGTKIDLEIARENLEKLQGLYPEEHVIAVSVFSREGLDELKLAMLKMAT
- the nadD gene encoding nicotinate (nicotinamide) nucleotide adenylyltransferase; its protein translation is MKLVMLGGTYNPPHLGHLNIAEAVRIKFGYDKLVLVPSYRPAHKNISEDVSFQQRLKMVELSVQNWEHVIVSPCEYERKGISYSIDTIRYFKELYSLDSKPGLIIGDDLVPGFSRWHKADELCLEADIIVCHRGRPEDLDFPYPHRYFENPIFEASSTDIRNSIKSGGDVQNLLPQDVLNYIRQEKLYGA
- the yqeK gene encoding bis(5'-nucleosyl)-tetraphosphatase (symmetrical) YqeK; translation: MELESLLLKRGESDLSKKRWNHCLRTADYALFLAEHYSVEPGMLRIAALAHDLAREWDKGRIHEAALKDQRTLSEFNRQHPVLQHGFAAAWLLRNEYNVTDQSLLDAVRYHTTGHPLMDEAGLILFAADYMEPGRKHLDDSVRSSLLVQPLDSMILQILDAMAEHLQSGNNLLSPDSRELYQKLRKGYNKPL
- a CDS encoding LCP family protein codes for the protein MKDRRAPDLSLLLLILVFLILAGLSVYILLTMKIDDYKEMVIDQKLITTLIIIEEDDKPLVTEVYFYHPETKKGALLNIPEETGALIRSLNRVDRIDTLYNTEDPSYYLEQIGILTGIVPDFYLQIKKENLVSLVDFLEGVDIFLPNPVIIQNDEQQILLPSGSVNLDGDKAVDYLCYKIEGESADDRIKREHDLVIGLLKKLSHMYDAKFSEAFQKYLFPVINTNLDSKSFDSFLQEITSLELDRVVFQQVLGTRRKVDSQILYFPHYDGKLLRETVKQMQDSLSDFDVLKDEKLVVSLEIQNGTTRNGLASRTAQIFKSYGYEIASLKNADSSRYENTVILDKKGDPAAAQRVANLIKCQKIHTDVDQNRDETVDIIIILGKDFDGRYVK
- the rsfS gene encoding ribosome silencing factor, with the protein product MDDTLNSKKGFIYWGKALEAVQEAKGLNSVVLDLEGKCSWADYMIIVTATSRMHLRGIQMKVLDMLRDDENLVLRNNKNTKNEDQWILMDCGGLVIQIMTAEAREYYDLEGVWFESESLFREEA
- the nadC gene encoding carboxylating nicotinate-nucleotide diphosphorylase; this translates as MNDQNFNELLKLALSEDLADAGDVTSRAIFDDKQMTKAFLKSKDTGVLAGISFFCQVFVKVDSRIIVDKKMEDGDALKPGDIIAELTGPVAAVLEAERTAINFLSFMSGIATCTANHIKAAQDKGHVTILDTRKTLPGYRTLSKYAVKMGGGQNHRMGLYDMVMIKDNHIDAAGGIREAVSSVREKWGDHYRIEVECRTLKEVEEALEYKADVIMLDNMSPEMTKEAVQMRRNEVEFEASGNMDIEKIKRYNNTGVDYISIGKLTHSVTAFDFSLVME